In a genomic window of Scyliorhinus torazame isolate Kashiwa2021f chromosome 5, sScyTor2.1, whole genome shotgun sequence:
- the LOC140421917 gene encoding uncharacterized protein, translating to MEKPWKCEDCGKGFRAPHKLERHQSSHTGEKPFTCSQCEKGFTDISSLRKHERVHTGERPFTCSQCEKGFTDIGSLRTHERVHTGERPFTCSQCEKRFTNISSLRTHERVHTGERPFTCPQCEKGFADIGSLRRHERVHTGERPFTCTQCEKRFNYIGNLRQHERAHTGERPFTCSQCEKRFNFIGNLRRHERVHTGERPFTCSQCEKRFNVIGNLRQHERVHTGEKPFTCSQCEKGFSNIGHLRQHKRVHTGERPFTCSQCGKGFTNISSLRRHERVHTGEMPFTCSDCGKGFFQLSDLQSHQRVHTGEKPFICTVCDKGFAHSSHLLKHNVNHTKSRPFKCSDCKRGFKSSQLLMSHQRFHSEERPFSCSHCTKSFSTSSNLRRHQRGHTGESPFTSPTGKRFTRSSLAEPQRHSHQ from the coding sequence atggagaaaccatggaaatgtgaggattgtgggaagggattcagagccccacacaagctggaaaggcatcaaagcagtcacactggagagaagccgttcacctgctctcagtgtgaaaagggattcactgacattagcagcctgcggaaacacgaacgagttcacactggggagaggcctttcacctgctctcagtgtgaaaagggattcactgacattggcagcctgcggacacacgaacgagttcacactggagagaggcctttcacctgctctcagtgtgaaaagagattcactaacattagcagcctgcggacacacgaacgagttcacactggagagaggcctttcacctgccctcagtgtgaaaagggattcgctgacattggcagcctgcggagacacgaacgagttcacactggagagaggcctttcacttgCACTCAGTGTGAAAAAAGATTCAATTATATTGGCAACCTGCGGCAACACGAACgagctcacactggagagaggcctttcacctgctctcagtgtgaaaagagattcaatttcattggcaacctgcggagacacgaacgagttcacactggagagaggcctttcacctgctctcagtgtgaaaagagattcaatgtcattggcaacctgcggcaacacgaacgagttcacactggggagaagcctttcacctgctctcagtgtgaaaagggattcagtaacattggccacctgcggcaacacaaacgagttcacactggagagaggcctttcacctgctctcagtgtggaaagggattcactaacattagcagcctgcggaggcacgaacgagttcacaccggggagatgccattcacctgctctgactgtgggaagggattctttcAGTTGTCCGACCTGCAgagtcaccagagagttcacaccggggagaagccgttcatctgcactgtgtgtgataagggatttgctcattcatcccacctgctgaaacacaatgtcaatcacaccaagagcaggccctttaaatgctctgactgcaagaggggtttcaaaagctctcagctactgatgtcccaccagcgctttcactctgaggagagaccgttcagctgctctcattgcacaaagagctttagtaCCTCATCCaacttgcggagacaccagcgaggtcacactggggagagcccgttcacctcgccgactgggaaaagattcactcggtcatcacttgctgagccacaacgtcactcacaccaatga